The following coding sequences lie in one Enterococcus sp. 9E7_DIV0242 genomic window:
- a CDS encoding DUF4038 domain-containing protein: MKLEISANNRTLLREGEHFFYLADTCWSAFTSIKEEEWLVYLKKRQSQGFNTLQINILPQWDRSHGAFDLLPFQQKNGCYDFSVWEDRYFERAQTLCRIAQEHGFTLALVVLWSNYVSGTWASELDKGKNILPKENRQQYFEKVIATFDSFDPIYFIGGDTDFPTQATIDTYLEAFDFFEKHSVNTLKTIHIKGRLQEIPEEIIKHLDFYLYQSGHNSSFPNIPYVLAEHFYQLGRQRPIINSEPCYEQMGFARQVYGRFSQRDVRKAAWQSVLSGGCAGITYGAHGIWSWHRDSAVFAEDIGEAFDSPMAWQEALQFPGANDYGFMKQLFDLLHIENLAPCNEQLVKGDEQIRLAKTANDTHYLIYIPSNTTIKLSVDLSEYQLTLIDLKENRLLKPCYEVTGNETLFRAHCCLEDVLIIAQK; the protein is encoded by the coding sequence ATGAAACTAGAAATCAGCGCGAATAATCGTACCTTACTTCGTGAAGGCGAGCATTTTTTCTATCTGGCAGATACTTGCTGGAGTGCTTTTACCAGTATTAAGGAAGAAGAGTGGCTCGTTTACCTAAAGAAAAGACAGTCACAGGGCTTCAATACATTGCAGATCAATATTCTACCGCAATGGGATCGCAGTCACGGTGCATTTGATTTGCTGCCTTTCCAACAAAAAAATGGCTGCTATGATTTTTCTGTCTGGGAGGACCGATACTTTGAACGAGCTCAAACACTTTGTCGAATCGCACAAGAGCATGGCTTTACCTTGGCATTAGTTGTCTTGTGGTCAAACTATGTCTCAGGAACTTGGGCCAGTGAGCTGGATAAAGGAAAGAACATCCTTCCAAAAGAAAACCGTCAACAGTATTTTGAGAAAGTGATTGCAACCTTTGATTCCTTCGATCCTATCTACTTTATTGGAGGAGACACAGACTTTCCAACACAGGCGACCATTGATACCTATTTGGAGGCGTTTGATTTTTTTGAAAAGCATTCAGTCAATACTTTGAAAACGATTCATATAAAAGGACGTTTACAGGAAATACCGGAGGAAATCATCAAACATTTAGATTTTTATCTGTATCAGTCCGGCCATAATAGTTCTTTTCCGAATATTCCCTATGTACTTGCGGAGCATTTTTATCAGTTGGGACGACAGCGACCCATCATCAATTCGGAGCCTTGCTATGAGCAAATGGGCTTTGCAAGACAAGTGTATGGACGATTCAGCCAAAGAGATGTTCGGAAAGCAGCATGGCAGTCTGTCTTGTCCGGTGGTTGTGCAGGAATTACCTATGGCGCCCATGGGATTTGGAGCTGGCATAGAGATTCAGCCGTCTTTGCTGAAGATATCGGGGAAGCGTTTGACAGTCCGATGGCTTGGCAGGAAGCCTTACAATTTCCCGGAGCCAATGATTATGGATTTATGAAGCAGTTATTTGATTTATTGCATATCGAAAATCTAGCACCTTGTAATGAACAGCTGGTAAAAGGGGATGAGCAGATTCGTCTGGCGAAAACAGCCAACGACACACATTACCTTATCTATATCCCAAGTAATACAACGATCAAGCTTAGTGTTGATCTATCTGAGTATCAGCTCACATTGATCGACTTGAAAGAAAATCGTTTATTGAAGCCATGCTACGAAGTTACAGGAAATGAAACGTTGTTTAGAGCACACTGTTGTTTGGAAGATGTCCTGATTATTGCACAGAAATAA
- a CDS encoding PTS fructose transporter subunit IIB, translated as MKIVGVAACTVGIAHTYIAQEKLENAAKKAGFEMKVETQGTIGIENELTQEEIDQADIVILAVDVKISGRERFDDKRVIQVPTEVAVKSPNKLIEKAKEVVEQG; from the coding sequence ATGAAAATAGTTGGAGTAGCAGCGTGTACAGTAGGAATCGCACACACATATATTGCGCAGGAAAAATTAGAGAATGCAGCCAAAAAGGCCGGCTTTGAGATGAAGGTGGAAACACAAGGAACGATCGGCATCGAGAATGAATTGACACAGGAAGAAATCGATCAGGCAGACATCGTGATTTTGGCAGTAGATGTAAAAATCTCCGGTCGTGAACGTTTTGATGATAAACGTGTGATTCAGGTGCCGACAGAGGTCGCTGTAAAATCACCGAATAAACTGATCGAAAAGGCAAAGGAAGTTGTCGAACAGGGATAA
- a CDS encoding PTS sugar transporter subunit IIC codes for MDKYMDNVLAFADKISNNRYLKAISNGLMATLPINIIGSIALLLAVLPIEGWKNFITSINLGGYLSVGYSMTVGVISVYAAFLVGHRLATEFNQSAVPAGIVSLFAFLMMTPLTTLEETTTLDMSKLGAEGLFTAMICGLVFARIYCLILEKNISIKMPAGVPQFVTDTFAGLIPAIIVGFIAIIISWLFSFTAYGSFSDFVYQLLASPLQSLSSSVGSLVFIVLIQMVLWFFGIHGSLVVGSFITALYLPMDVQNMDALASGVARSELPNILSKSFYDLFAGIGGAGGTLSLIIVILLLAKSKQSRTVANLSAVPGMFTINEPMIFGLPLILNPIMAIPFILTPLVQTLVAYLAIWSGLFPRLSGIQVPFGTPIFLNGFLAGGWQIALLQIICVLAGCLLYLPFVKVMDKEKVKSEEQAEAMEAAETEGGKLTADGETV; via the coding sequence ATGGATAAATATATGGATAATGTTTTAGCTTTTGCGGATAAAATCTCGAATAATAGATATTTAAAAGCTATTTCGAATGGTTTGATGGCCACCTTGCCAATCAACATCATTGGATCGATCGCATTACTGCTGGCTGTACTGCCGATTGAAGGCTGGAAGAACTTCATCACGTCCATCAATCTTGGCGGCTACCTTTCTGTCGGCTATAGTATGACTGTGGGTGTTATCTCAGTGTACGCCGCTTTTCTGGTGGGCCACCGTTTGGCAACAGAGTTCAATCAATCTGCTGTACCGGCAGGAATCGTTTCGTTGTTTGCCTTTTTGATGATGACCCCTTTGACGACGTTAGAGGAAACAACAACATTGGATATGAGTAAGCTAGGTGCTGAAGGCTTATTTACAGCGATGATCTGTGGACTTGTTTTTGCCCGAATTTATTGCCTGATTTTGGAAAAAAATATTTCGATCAAGATGCCAGCCGGTGTTCCGCAGTTTGTGACGGATACGTTTGCCGGTTTGATTCCAGCCATCATTGTCGGGTTTATTGCAATCATCATCAGCTGGTTATTCAGCTTTACGGCGTATGGCTCCTTCTCAGATTTTGTGTATCAGCTGTTGGCTTCTCCATTGCAAAGCTTGTCTTCCAGCGTAGGCTCATTGGTTTTCATCGTCTTGATTCAAATGGTTCTGTGGTTCTTTGGAATCCATGGTTCATTGGTTGTTGGAAGTTTCATCACAGCGTTGTATCTACCGATGGATGTTCAAAATATGGATGCATTAGCATCAGGTGTCGCTCGTTCAGAGCTGCCGAACATCTTGAGCAAATCCTTCTATGATTTGTTTGCCGGTATCGGAGGAGCAGGAGGTACCCTGTCTCTGATCATTGTGATTTTATTGTTGGCGAAGTCGAAGCAGTCAAGAACAGTCGCCAATCTAAGTGCTGTACCAGGAATGTTCACCATCAATGAACCAATGATTTTCGGATTGCCGCTGATTTTGAACCCGATTATGGCGATTCCATTCATTTTGACACCACTTGTTCAGACCTTAGTTGCTTATCTGGCGATTTGGAGTGGCTTGTTCCCTAGATTGAGTGGTATTCAAGTACCATTCGGCACACCGATTTTTTTGAACGGCTTTTTAGCAGGCGGTTGGCAAATTGCCTTACTGCAAATCATTTGTGTATTGGCAGGCTGTCTGTTGTATCTGCCATTTGTAAAAGTCATGGATAAGGAGAAAGTAAAAAGTGAAGAGCAGGCAGAAGCGATGGAAGCGGCTGAAACAGAAGGCGGCAAGCTGACTGCTGATGGGGAAACAGTATAA
- a CDS encoding SDR family oxidoreductase: MTQQTWLITGISSGFGLEMTKQLLEKGEKVIGTVRQDKNVQDLLTQYPDTFYCEFLDVTDVPSIEELVQRIIQAHGTIDAAVSNAGYGLFGAAEELSNEQIEQIIATNLTGSIQFIRAIIPSMRKNRAGRIIQLSSYGGQVAFAGNSLYHATKWGIEGFCEAVAQELAPFGVGLTIVEPGGARTEFRYGSAQVAQLISEYDNTPAHSFLSMLDPTNGLAAGDPKKMAARIIESASITPAPLRLVLGSQALDSTIVALEKRVADFKTQTELAASTDFAD; this comes from the coding sequence ATGACACAACAGACATGGTTGATTACAGGTATAAGCAGCGGCTTTGGTTTAGAAATGACCAAGCAGCTATTGGAAAAAGGAGAAAAAGTCATTGGGACTGTGCGACAAGATAAAAATGTGCAAGACTTGCTGACGCAATACCCGGATACCTTCTATTGCGAATTTTTAGATGTCACTGATGTCCCTTCAATAGAAGAGCTAGTACAACGAATCATCCAAGCACACGGTACGATCGATGCAGCTGTAAGTAATGCCGGATACGGACTATTCGGTGCTGCCGAGGAATTATCTAATGAACAAATCGAGCAAATCATCGCCACGAATTTGACAGGATCGATTCAGTTCATTCGAGCAATCATCCCATCTATGCGAAAAAATCGAGCAGGACGAATCATCCAGCTTTCCTCTTATGGCGGGCAGGTCGCATTCGCCGGCAACTCCCTTTATCATGCAACCAAATGGGGGATCGAAGGCTTCTGCGAAGCAGTCGCTCAGGAGTTAGCCCCCTTTGGTGTCGGCTTGACGATCGTAGAACCCGGTGGAGCCAGAACAGAATTTCGCTATGGAAGTGCACAGGTGGCTCAGTTGATATCCGAGTATGACAATACTCCAGCTCATTCTTTCTTATCCATGCTTGACCCTACTAATGGACTTGCGGCAGGAGATCCTAAAAAAATGGCTGCTCGTATTATAGAAAGTGCCTCGATCACACCTGCACCATTACGGCTAGTATTAGGATCACAGGCGTTAGACAGTACGATCGTTGCATTGGAAAAAAGAGTTGCTGATTTCAAGACACAAACCGAGTTGGCAGCCTCAACAGATTTTGCTGACTGA
- a CDS encoding FGGY-family carbohydrate kinase has protein sequence MARNYQMVLDQSTSGTKLLLLKDGRIVQRYDKKHKQFYPQNGWVEHDPLEIWDNVEALLTLLFQENSLEYSDISALSITNQRETILAWDKTTGEPIYNAIVWQCNRSAALCESLIEQGMEELINQKTGLRIDPYFSGTKVKWLYDELPEVAEKSGTGELAIGTIDSWLIWKLTEGAVFATDASNACRTLLYNINTKTWDDELLQLFSIDHKDLPEIRKADSVFGAYQGIPIIGVMADSQAALLGEGCRAFGDVKITMGTGCSVMMQINKQNSLRDLRILTTTAWQQKKDEAYALEGIIRSCGDAINWFSQAITATDDISERCNKVLLKRKEESVFFIPALQGLGAPFWKNTETAAFNGITRTTTQEELLRAVLESIIFQIKAVLDVMEEVSNQPINQVFIDGGVSKNRPLMSLLATLLNKEVIVSEVEEFSALGVAMLAEPTIQWEIPQERFQPSIKQKEVYGTYQKWKRLIEQELSDSDGESGE, from the coding sequence ATGGCAAGAAACTATCAGATGGTCCTTGATCAGAGTACCTCAGGAACGAAGCTGTTGCTATTGAAAGATGGCAGGATAGTGCAGCGCTACGATAAAAAGCATAAACAATTTTATCCTCAGAACGGGTGGGTCGAGCATGACCCGCTCGAAATCTGGGATAATGTGGAGGCATTGCTGACGTTGCTCTTTCAGGAAAACAGCTTGGAATATTCAGATATTTCAGCATTATCAATCACCAATCAACGGGAAACGATCTTGGCATGGGATAAGACAACAGGCGAGCCGATTTACAATGCAATCGTCTGGCAGTGCAATCGAAGCGCTGCACTTTGTGAGTCATTGATCGAACAAGGAATGGAAGAACTGATCAATCAAAAAACTGGTTTACGGATCGATCCTTATTTTTCAGGGACTAAGGTCAAATGGCTGTATGATGAGCTTCCGGAAGTTGCAGAAAAATCTGGAACCGGTGAGCTGGCCATAGGTACGATCGACAGTTGGCTGATCTGGAAGCTGACGGAAGGCGCTGTTTTTGCAACGGATGCCAGCAATGCCTGTCGTACATTGTTATACAATATCAACACCAAGACATGGGATGATGAGCTACTCCAACTTTTTAGTATCGATCACAAAGACCTTCCCGAAATCAGAAAAGCAGATAGCGTATTTGGTGCGTATCAAGGAATCCCCATCATCGGTGTTATGGCAGATTCGCAGGCGGCATTGCTGGGTGAAGGCTGTAGAGCATTTGGCGATGTGAAAATCACAATGGGTACGGGATGTTCTGTCATGATGCAAATCAATAAGCAAAATAGCCTGAGGGACCTTCGGATTTTAACGACGACAGCGTGGCAGCAGAAAAAGGACGAGGCCTATGCTTTAGAAGGAATCATTCGTTCCTGTGGTGATGCAATCAACTGGTTTTCCCAAGCAATCACTGCAACAGATGATATCTCTGAGCGGTGTAATAAGGTATTATTAAAGCGTAAAGAAGAGTCTGTCTTTTTTATTCCGGCATTGCAGGGCTTAGGCGCTCCTTTTTGGAAGAATACAGAGACAGCTGCGTTTAATGGTATCACACGAACGACGACACAAGAAGAGCTGCTGCGGGCAGTTCTCGAAAGTATCATTTTTCAAATCAAAGCAGTACTTGATGTGATGGAGGAGGTCTCCAATCAACCTATCAATCAAGTATTTATTGATGGTGGTGTATCTAAAAACAGACCTTTAATGAGCTTGCTGGCGACATTATTAAATAAGGAAGTTATCGTAAGCGAAGTGGAGGAATTTTCGGCATTGGGTGTAGCAATGCTGGCTGAGCCCACTATCCAATGGGAAATCCCACAGGAAAGATTTCAACCATCCATAAAACAAAAAGAGGTATATGGGACTTACCAAAAATGGAAGCGGTTGATTGAGCAAGAGCTCAGTGATAGTGACGGAGAATCAGGCGAATAG
- a CDS encoding PTS fructose transporter subunit IIC, which yields MKKIKELNLKGHLLTAISYLIPIVCGAGFLIAIGMAFGGTSQGQLVQGEFSIWDALATMGGAGLGLLPVVIATGISFSIGGKPGIAPGFIIGLTANAIGAGFIGGILGGYLAGYLVIAILNYVKVPNWAKGLMPTLIIPFISSILGGLIMVYIIGAPIAGLTSLLTNFLDGLGNSSLLIFGGVIGLLSGVDYGGPINKTVFAFVLTMQAEGLNGPITALQLVNTATPIGFGLAYFIAKLFGKNIYTKVEVETLKSAVPMGVINIVEGVIPLVMNDIVRGVVATAIGGFAGGATTMILGADATVPFGGVLMIPTMSKPWAGVIAIVVNVIVTALVLAVIKKNVSAEDMENIVEKEEEDINLDDIQIF from the coding sequence ATGAAAAAAATAAAAGAATTGAATTTGAAGGGGCATTTATTGACAGCGATTTCCTATTTGATTCCGATTGTCTGCGGTGCCGGATTTTTGATTGCCATTGGTATGGCATTTGGTGGTACTAGTCAAGGACAGCTGGTTCAAGGGGAATTCTCGATTTGGGATGCCTTGGCAACTATGGGTGGCGCTGGATTAGGGCTGCTTCCAGTAGTTATCGCGACAGGTATTTCCTTTTCTATTGGTGGAAAACCTGGGATCGCACCAGGCTTCATCATCGGCTTGACAGCAAATGCCATTGGTGCCGGATTTATTGGCGGAATCTTAGGCGGTTATCTGGCTGGTTATCTTGTAATAGCAATTTTAAACTATGTAAAGGTTCCAAACTGGGCCAAAGGCTTGATGCCGACACTGATCATTCCATTTATTTCATCGATTTTAGGTGGCTTGATCATGGTTTACATCATTGGTGCACCGATTGCTGGGCTGACTTCTCTATTGACGAACTTCTTAGATGGGTTGGGTAACTCTTCTCTGTTGATTTTTGGTGGAGTCATTGGTCTATTGAGTGGTGTCGATTATGGCGGACCGATCAACAAAACAGTATTCGCCTTTGTTTTGACAATGCAGGCAGAAGGGCTGAATGGACCGATCACTGCATTACAATTGGTCAATACAGCAACACCGATCGGCTTTGGTTTAGCTTATTTCATCGCTAAGCTATTTGGCAAAAATATCTATACCAAAGTGGAAGTTGAAACCTTGAAATCCGCAGTACCAATGGGTGTCATCAACATTGTTGAAGGCGTTATCCCGTTAGTAATGAATGATATCGTTCGAGGAGTCGTAGCAACTGCAATCGGTGGTTTTGCCGGTGGTGCTACAACAATGATTCTTGGTGCAGATGCAACAGTACCATTCGGTGGTGTTCTAATGATTCCAACGATGTCTAAGCCATGGGCAGGTGTCATTGCAATAGTGGTCAATGTGATCGTTACAGCTCTTGTTTTAGCCGTTATCAAGAAGAATGTTTCCGCGGAAGATATGGAGAATATCGTAGAGAAAGAAGAAGAAGACATCAATTTGGACGATATCCAAATCTTTTAA
- a CDS encoding alpha/beta hydrolase, whose translation MQTKRIRINDTAYFDTYLLHNSKEYNRGKKRPIVIVCPGGGYAFTSDREAEVIALKFNSIGLNSVVLWYTTGDKVKNIPDNALIEAAQTVNYIRERTEEWLIDEENVLICGFSAGGHLALQLATRWNDLNLAERVGVSSERLKIDLAIVGYPLVYQEKAFSIDDFGFGASLISQPLTANERFFGEREPSEEAISTLNILTHIDEQTPPMFIWHTTEDKLVEVAHSLQLGQALNEAAIPFEMHVFEKGEHGLALGDRTTARKPSHLNNHVAKWFELCEGWLRPYIDHENKERSACDETRNQRE comes from the coding sequence ATGCAGACGAAAAGAATAAGAATCAACGACACGGCCTATTTTGATACGTATTTACTTCATAATTCTAAGGAATATAATCGTGGTAAGAAACGACCGATCGTTATTGTCTGTCCGGGTGGCGGCTATGCCTTTACCAGTGACAGAGAAGCGGAAGTGATTGCACTGAAATTCAATAGTATCGGTTTGAATAGTGTTGTTCTATGGTATACAACAGGTGATAAGGTAAAAAATATTCCTGATAACGCTTTGATCGAAGCGGCTCAAACAGTCAATTATATTCGTGAACGAACGGAGGAGTGGTTGATAGATGAAGAGAATGTACTAATTTGCGGTTTTTCAGCAGGAGGGCATTTGGCTTTACAGCTGGCAACACGCTGGAATGATTTGAATCTAGCTGAAAGAGTTGGTGTTTCAAGTGAACGCTTGAAGATTGATTTAGCCATTGTCGGCTATCCGTTGGTTTATCAGGAAAAAGCATTTTCAATAGATGATTTTGGGTTTGGCGCATCGCTGATTTCACAACCGTTGACTGCCAATGAACGATTTTTCGGAGAAAGGGAACCCTCAGAGGAAGCGATAAGTACTCTAAATATTCTCACCCATATCGATGAACAGACACCACCGATGTTCATTTGGCATACGACAGAAGACAAGCTAGTAGAAGTAGCTCATTCGTTGCAATTGGGACAGGCTTTAAATGAAGCGGCTATCCCTTTTGAAATGCATGTGTTTGAAAAAGGTGAGCATGGGTTAGCTTTAGGGGATCGAACGACAGCAAGAAAACCCAGTCATTTGAATAACCATGTCGCAAAATGGTTTGAGTTATGTGAGGGCTGGCTGCGGCCATATATCGATCATGAAAATAAAGAAAGGAGTGCGTGTGATGAAACTAGAAATCAGCGCGAATAA
- a CDS encoding PTS sugar transporter subunit IIA produces the protein MNDKFIQVFLDSRVSSKAELFHFIAGQANGVEQELLTELLVNRETVGSTLIADQIILPHLESDKVEKSQILFISLEEPIDWDEATGKVKLAIAILLKSDEEQEIKQQITRFTRTLADEEYLEDLANEKELASFYKKIREF, from the coding sequence ATGAACGATAAATTTATTCAGGTTTTTTTAGATAGTAGGGTCAGCAGTAAAGCGGAGCTGTTTCATTTTATTGCAGGTCAGGCGAATGGGGTAGAGCAAGAGCTGTTGACAGAGCTTTTGGTCAACAGAGAAACGGTAGGAAGTACATTGATTGCAGATCAGATCATCTTGCCTCATTTAGAAAGTGACAAGGTTGAAAAGAGTCAAATCCTATTTATTTCATTAGAAGAACCGATTGATTGGGATGAAGCAACGGGAAAAGTTAAGCTGGCAATTGCCATTCTTCTAAAGTCTGATGAGGAACAGGAAATCAAACAACAAATCACTCGGTTTACACGAACATTAGCCGATGAAGAGTATCTTGAAGATTTAGCAAATGAAAAAGAACTTGCGTCGTTTTACAAAAAAATAAGAGAATTTTAG
- a CDS encoding fructose PTS transporter subunit IIA — protein MEVQDIVDLNTVKTKMNAKTKDEALHELANELLVNGYISEIDGFIKDIYAREAEGQTGIGNYIAIPHGKSAFVDKIGVAIGISKEEIPWESLDGNGVKGIILFAVGNDNEGANSHLKLLALFARKLGNDEVVSNLLHAEKPEDVVTAFS, from the coding sequence ATGGAAGTACAAGATATCGTTGATTTGAATACAGTAAAAACGAAGATGAATGCGAAGACAAAAGACGAAGCTTTGCATGAGCTGGCGAATGAACTATTGGTAAATGGCTATATCTCAGAGATAGATGGATTTATCAAAGATATTTATGCACGTGAAGCAGAAGGGCAGACGGGAATCGGCAACTATATTGCTATCCCTCACGGTAAAAGTGCTTTTGTCGATAAAATTGGTGTAGCGATCGGTATCTCAAAAGAAGAAATTCCTTGGGAATCGCTGGACGGCAACGGGGTAAAAGGGATCATCCTTTTTGCTGTCGGAAATGACAATGAAGGGGCGAACAGTCATTTGAAGCTTTTGGCATTATTTGCGAGAAAGCTTGGAAATGATGAGGTCGTCAGCAATCTGCTCCACGCAGAAAAACCAGAGGATGTTGTTACTGCTTTTTCTTAA
- a CDS encoding BglG family transcription antiterminator, with protein sequence MSSKKDREQKLLLFLSKNQEYVTSEELAEMLATSQKTVYRLVKKINDDYSDGMLILSEKGRGYKLDNEKFIGQNRIQLSKKSHFSPAERRNRIMEELLLSSPKAKNVYDLYEEYYVGESVIFNDEQYISEQLQKYSLRLERKKRTVAIKGEEADIRKAISDRIQMLNIIDIDDLRTNEDLNFNNYDVLFILEQLRHMEKQLEITIPYPYNVNIFSHLYILISRSRKVGSATLSERSKNWFEELKNGEKDLPLYKVAKATIRNIEKYLMEEMPESETHYLYQYLVSSRMQGSFGRITSFSPEVMTITQLYLDEMAVRLNIPIKNESIFLDLANHIKPMLNRLRHGIKVKNSLLSQIKMTYDTIFFQVEQVSAVISDKFKLPPINEDENGFITLYFARIIETNQLPIRTVIMCTTGVGTSELLKVKVERKFPELEIVDVLASRDAKNFSDKYPDVALILSTIMLSDAIPIPYLLVSAMFTADDQNRLQKKIEEIYNER encoded by the coding sequence GTGAGTTCAAAAAAAGACCGCGAACAAAAGCTATTGCTGTTTCTCTCGAAAAACCAAGAGTATGTGACGTCAGAGGAACTGGCAGAGATGCTGGCTACTTCTCAGAAGACAGTCTACCGTTTAGTGAAAAAAATAAACGATGATTATTCCGACGGCATGCTTATCTTATCTGAGAAGGGAAGAGGATATAAGCTAGATAACGAAAAATTTATTGGACAAAATAGGATTCAGCTCAGCAAAAAAAGCCACTTTTCACCTGCTGAACGACGCAACCGCATCATGGAGGAGCTATTGCTTTCTTCACCCAAAGCTAAAAATGTCTATGATCTGTACGAGGAATACTATGTAGGAGAAAGTGTCATTTTCAACGATGAACAATACATCAGTGAACAGCTACAGAAATACAGCTTGCGTTTAGAAAGAAAAAAGCGAACCGTCGCTATCAAAGGAGAAGAAGCCGATATCAGAAAGGCAATTTCTGATCGGATTCAGATGCTGAACATTATTGATATTGATGATTTGCGGACCAATGAAGACCTGAATTTCAATAATTACGATGTATTATTTATTTTGGAACAGCTGAGACACATGGAAAAGCAACTGGAGATTACGATTCCGTATCCTTACAACGTGAATATTTTCTCTCATTTGTATATTCTGATCAGCCGTTCGAGAAAGGTCGGTAGTGCGACCTTATCTGAACGAAGTAAAAATTGGTTTGAAGAGTTGAAAAACGGTGAAAAGGATTTGCCACTGTATAAGGTTGCCAAAGCGACGATTCGAAATATAGAGAAGTATCTGATGGAGGAAATGCCGGAAAGTGAGACACATTACTTGTATCAATACTTGGTTTCTTCCAGAATGCAGGGCAGCTTTGGTCGAATCACCAGCTTTTCACCGGAGGTCATGACCATCACTCAGCTTTATCTGGATGAGATGGCCGTTCGCTTGAATATTCCAATCAAAAATGAATCGATTTTCCTTGATTTGGCGAATCATATCAAGCCGATGCTGAATCGTCTGCGACATGGAATCAAGGTGAAAAATAGCTTGCTTAGTCAGATAAAAATGACCTATGACACGATCTTTTTCCAAGTAGAGCAGGTATCTGCAGTGATCAGTGACAAGTTCAAGCTACCGCCTATCAATGAAGACGAAAATGGCTTTATTACGTTATACTTTGCTCGAATCATTGAGACGAATCAGCTGCCGATCCGAACAGTCATCATGTGTACGACTGGCGTTGGTACATCTGAATTGCTGAAGGTAAAGGTGGAGAGAAAATTTCCGGAGCTGGAGATCGTTGATGTACTGGCGTCCAGAGATGCAAAGAACTTTTCTGATAAATACCCGGATGTAGCCTTGATTTTATCGACGATCATGCTTAGTGATGCGATCCCAATTCCGTATTTATTAGTGAGTGCGATGTTTACTGCGGATGACCAGAACAGACTACAGAAGAAAATCGAGGAGATTTACAATGAACGATAA
- a CDS encoding transketolase family protein produces MEKNNTANKQAMCEVLIEAAKLDPSLLVLTSDSRGSASLGAFGQELPEQLVEVGIAEQNIVSIAAGLAHMGKHPFVASPACFLSMRSIEQIKVDVAYSNKNVKLVGISGGVSYGALGMSHHSLQDIAVTRAIPNLQVLQPADRFETVRMFQALVDSELPAYIRLGRNPVQDCYEGLNYTFEIGKAVTMVEGKDVTFIATGETVRQAMDAAGLLKVQGIEAEVLNVHSLKPFDTLAVLQSAKKTGYVITVEEHSLYNGLGAAVAEALSEETGIKQKIVAFPDEALITGSGPELFRYYGLDGKSLTKTASEFIGG; encoded by the coding sequence ATGGAGAAAAATAATACAGCAAATAAGCAAGCAATGTGTGAGGTCTTGATCGAAGCAGCCAAGCTAGATCCGTCTTTACTGGTTTTGACCAGTGATTCTCGGGGCTCAGCTTCACTTGGGGCGTTTGGACAAGAACTGCCGGAGCAGCTAGTGGAGGTTGGTATTGCAGAACAGAATATCGTCAGTATTGCTGCAGGACTGGCTCATATGGGCAAGCATCCCTTCGTAGCTTCTCCGGCATGCTTTCTAAGTATGCGGAGTATCGAGCAGATCAAAGTGGATGTTGCTTATTCTAATAAAAATGTGAAGCTGGTAGGTATCAGCGGTGGTGTCAGCTATGGAGCGTTAGGGATGAGTCATCATTCATTACAGGATATTGCCGTGACACGTGCGATCCCTAATTTACAGGTCCTGCAGCCGGCCGATCGATTTGAAACGGTTCGCATGTTTCAAGCTTTAGTTGATTCAGAGCTGCCGGCTTACATCCGTTTAGGTCGCAATCCAGTTCAGGATTGCTATGAAGGACTGAATTATACGTTTGAAATCGGTAAGGCTGTGACGATGGTCGAAGGAAAAGATGTCACATTCATTGCAACAGGTGAGACAGTAAGACAGGCAATGGATGCAGCAGGATTATTGAAGGTCCAAGGCATTGAAGCAGAGGTTCTGAATGTTCATTCCTTGAAACCATTTGATACTTTGGCTGTTCTTCAGAGCGCTAAAAAAACAGGCTATGTCATTACAGTGGAGGAACACAGCTTGTATAACGGGCTCGGGGCAGCAGTGGCCGAAGCGTTATCAGAGGAAACGGGCATCAAGCAGAAAATCGTCGCTTTTCCAGATGAAGCGTTGATTACAGGTTCGGGACCAGAGTTATTCCGTTATTACGGCTTAGATGGGAAATCGTTGACTAAAACAGCCAGCGAATTCATTGGTGGCTGA